A single region of the Bacteroides luhongzhouii genome encodes:
- a CDS encoding S46 family peptidase, translated as MKLTTIISTFCLLCLLCIQPMYADGGFWLPTQIQGKVHQTMKKQGLRLSEKDIYDINHSCLSNAILSLSYDNSTFSPFASASFISSEGLVLTNFHCVARYLEHISNADHDYVKHGCWATHRNEETYLPNLQVNQLIAIKDVTAEITQDTGNLADQALTQKINENGNQIVKAQAKGRGVEGKVYSLFGGRQYILAVFRCFKDVRIVAAPPISIGKFGGDTDNWQWPRYSADFAILRVYVNDKNQPAAYNKQNRPYQPDAHLSISSKGVKPDDFVMVAGYPAQTRQYVPSFALEKIVFKDTQAEADIAKIKLDFYTQRKETAADSLYSYYNIKAGSAANVYLKSIGEISGVKEAGIIARKQQEEQAMTEWILSDNDRTQHYGATLLGDMKANYEHLTLLNFTDQMFREVALYGANIIPFAGKFEKLVQMEQRKSKNAKAAMKGEIRKLKPLTAGFYRDFRLEDDKYIMKKLLAYYLEHVDSTFYSTALKKVKKYYPQHLSTYIDSLYDHSPLRNQESMLTLLDSVPTQGTAALSQDGLYQLSLGFYLIYVEKINRLKQAYQNKNMKLYSLYLQAYAEKNKEKQLSFDANRTLRYSIGKVKAAIPGEGVIYTPFTTVNGMVSRHLLYAGNKDFQLPARFAKLIEQRQPSKYFSQKVTPTCCFLTDAHTTSGSSGSPVLNAKGEVIGINFDRIWQGLSSDYETVGNEKSRNIVVDIRYVLWTLEQYSRSQYVLDELDIH; from the coding sequence ATGAAGTTAACTACCATTATTTCGACCTTTTGCCTCCTTTGCCTGTTGTGTATACAGCCCATGTATGCCGATGGAGGTTTCTGGCTACCTACACAAATACAAGGGAAAGTACATCAGACAATGAAAAAACAGGGATTACGCCTTAGTGAAAAGGATATTTACGATATCAACCATTCGTGCCTGTCGAACGCTATCCTCTCATTAAGTTACGACAACAGTACTTTTTCTCCCTTTGCCAGTGCCTCCTTTATCTCCAGTGAAGGACTGGTGCTGACCAATTTCCATTGTGTCGCACGGTATCTGGAACATATCTCCAATGCAGACCACGATTACGTAAAACATGGTTGCTGGGCTACCCATCGCAATGAAGAGACCTACCTTCCAAACTTGCAGGTCAACCAACTGATAGCCATCAAAGACGTAACAGCAGAAATAACCCAAGATACCGGGAATCTTGCCGACCAGGCACTTACCCAAAAGATTAATGAAAACGGGAATCAAATAGTCAAAGCTCAAGCCAAAGGGCGCGGCGTAGAAGGAAAAGTCTACTCATTGTTTGGCGGCAGACAATACATCCTTGCCGTCTTCCGCTGCTTCAAAGATGTACGCATCGTAGCCGCTCCTCCCATCTCGATAGGAAAGTTCGGAGGCGATACAGACAACTGGCAATGGCCCCGTTACTCCGCCGATTTTGCCATCTTGCGCGTTTATGTCAACGACAAAAATCAGCCGGCAGCTTACAACAAACAGAACCGTCCCTATCAGCCTGATGCTCATCTGTCTATTTCAAGTAAAGGAGTAAAGCCTGATGATTTTGTGATGGTAGCAGGGTATCCTGCACAGACAAGGCAATACGTCCCTTCGTTTGCCCTTGAGAAAATTGTATTCAAAGATACACAGGCAGAAGCAGATATTGCTAAGATTAAACTTGACTTCTACACACAACGCAAAGAAACAGCAGCCGACTCACTTTATTCTTACTACAACATAAAAGCAGGAAGCGCAGCCAACGTCTATCTAAAATCAATCGGTGAAATCAGTGGCGTGAAAGAAGCTGGCATCATCGCCCGGAAACAACAAGAGGAACAGGCGATGACAGAATGGATTCTGTCGGACAACGACCGTACACAACACTACGGCGCCACATTGCTCGGTGACATGAAAGCAAATTACGAGCATCTTACTTTACTGAATTTCACCGACCAAATGTTTCGTGAAGTCGCACTTTACGGTGCTAACATCATTCCTTTTGCCGGAAAATTTGAAAAGCTGGTGCAAATGGAACAACGGAAAAGCAAGAATGCAAAGGCTGCCATGAAAGGAGAAATCCGCAAACTGAAGCCACTTACCGCAGGATTCTATCGTGATTTCAGACTCGAAGACGACAAATATATCATGAAGAAACTATTAGCTTATTATCTGGAACACGTAGATTCTACTTTCTACTCCACGGCATTGAAAAAAGTGAAAAAATATTATCCACAACATCTTTCCACCTACATAGACAGCCTATACGATCATTCTCCCCTGCGCAATCAGGAAAGTATGCTCACTCTTCTGGACAGCGTGCCGACACAAGGAACAGCCGCTCTGTCACAAGACGGTTTGTATCAGTTATCACTAGGTTTCTATCTGATATATGTAGAAAAGATTAATCGCTTAAAGCAGGCGTATCAGAATAAAAACATGAAACTCTATTCTCTGTATCTGCAAGCATACGCCGAAAAGAACAAAGAGAAACAGCTCTCTTTTGACGCCAACCGTACTCTGCGTTATTCTATCGGGAAAGTGAAAGCAGCCATTCCCGGTGAAGGTGTCATTTATACTCCATTTACAACTGTCAACGGAATGGTCAGCCGTCATCTCCTTTATGCCGGGAACAAAGATTTTCAGCTACCGGCACGTTTCGCCAAACTCATTGAACAGCGCCAGCCCAGTAAATATTTCAGCCAGAAAGTAACACCAACCTGTTGTTTCCTGACCGATGCACACACCACTTCAGGCAGTTCGGGCAGTCCGGTACTGAATGCCAAAGGAGAAGTGATCGGTATCAACTTCGACCGTATCTGGCAGGGGCTTAGCTCCGATTATGAAACTGTTGGCAATGAGAAAAGCCGTAACATCGTAGTAGATATTCGTTATGTATTATGGACTTTGGAGCAATACTCCCGTTCTCAATATGTATTAGATGAATTAGATATTCACTAA
- a CDS encoding zinc-dependent metalloprotease translates to MMRIANNKLWLLFLLLFPTLLLGNSTPMFHIRQNAKGCFIEIPKRLINRDFLLAARVMTVSSPNNRVKLYAGQRLYDPIWIRLKYDKEQLYLLRPDPKSLCEDTTHISYAAYARNAITPIAEAWKIEQETDSSIVVNWSKFLSEPIEGVDPFGGKTSPGRSLPQLNKILQVDTYENNLEVSVQYGFEGTTQPFLTTIRKSLLLLPEHPMQPRIYDARVGYDNIPKRKFNFETPSITAESYITRFRIAPSPKDMCSYLKGKQVKPQQPIVFYIDDAFPPLWQKAIRKGILDWNKAFEEIGFKDVMQVKTYAEAGPEFDPNDIRFNCFRYIISDFPNAMGKHWVDPRSGEIMQADVLFHSNVITLLRKWYFLQTSAYHPAARTKTLPDDITAQLIRYAAAHEIGHCLGLEHNFKASYAYNTEDLRRPEFTERYGTTPSIMDYARFNYVAQPGDGVRYVLPPLLGVYDRYAIRIGYTYLSHEDTRTIAGWIDKKQNDPMYHCGRMTPSTIPIDPTIQTSDLGNDPVASATYGIRNLQQILKQLPEWNKARQTNDPFEDMPATYTDLQQAYFDHLERVIPFIGFSDEASERTVEFLWKQLLDGYNFLQTDTVCRYAGNQTEAIIKAQKTIIDKMFGRIITERIFSNETSTGFTYTHYLETSAKYLFADKAPDIFTRHLQESYLNALQTLLTEARTSSFSVLFSPTVNEHLTRVREQLTATPSTWNNYLKNKIQ, encoded by the coding sequence ATGATGAGAATTGCCAACAACAAGCTCTGGTTACTATTCCTGCTGCTCTTTCCAACCCTTCTTTTGGGGAACTCCACCCCCATGTTTCACATCCGGCAAAATGCCAAAGGGTGCTTCATAGAAATACCTAAACGGCTGATAAACCGTGACTTCTTGCTAGCAGCCCGTGTGATGACCGTCAGTTCTCCCAATAACAGAGTAAAACTTTATGCAGGCCAGCGACTTTATGATCCGATATGGATACGTTTGAAATATGACAAAGAACAGTTGTACCTCCTACGTCCCGACCCCAAAAGTTTATGTGAGGACACCACTCATATTTCTTACGCAGCTTATGCCCGTAATGCCATCACTCCGATAGCAGAAGCTTGGAAGATTGAACAAGAAACAGACAGCTCGATTGTTGTGAACTGGAGCAAATTTCTTAGTGAGCCCATAGAAGGTGTAGACCCCTTCGGAGGAAAAACGTCACCGGGACGTTCTCTACCCCAACTCAACAAAATACTTCAGGTAGACACCTACGAAAATAACTTGGAAGTCAGCGTGCAGTATGGTTTTGAAGGAACCACCCAACCTTTCCTCACTACCATACGGAAATCGTTGTTACTGCTGCCGGAACATCCCATGCAACCACGCATATACGATGCCCGGGTAGGATATGATAATATCCCCAAACGGAAATTCAATTTCGAAACTCCCTCAATCACAGCAGAAAGCTACATCACCCGTTTCCGCATTGCCCCTTCTCCTAAAGACATGTGCAGCTATTTAAAAGGCAAACAGGTGAAGCCTCAACAACCCATCGTTTTTTATATAGACGATGCCTTCCCTCCTCTTTGGCAGAAAGCCATACGCAAAGGAATACTGGATTGGAACAAAGCATTCGAAGAAATAGGCTTCAAAGACGTAATGCAAGTAAAGACATATGCCGAAGCCGGGCCGGAATTTGATCCGAACGATATACGTTTCAACTGTTTCCGATATATAATCAGCGATTTCCCGAACGCAATGGGAAAACACTGGGTGGACCCGCGTTCCGGAGAGATTATGCAAGCTGACGTGTTGTTTCACAGCAACGTCATAACCCTGCTGCGCAAATGGTATTTCCTGCAAACATCAGCCTACCATCCTGCAGCACGAACCAAAACACTGCCGGACGATATAACAGCACAATTAATCCGTTATGCCGCCGCTCACGAGATAGGGCACTGCCTCGGACTTGAACATAATTTCAAAGCATCGTATGCTTATAACACAGAAGACCTGCGGCGTCCGGAATTTACCGAACGTTACGGTACTACCCCTTCCATCATGGATTATGCCCGATTCAATTATGTCGCCCAACCGGGAGACGGCGTCCGTTACGTATTGCCTCCTCTATTAGGAGTGTACGACCGATACGCCATCCGCATCGGCTATACATATCTTTCCCACGAAGACACCCGGACCATAGCCGGATGGATAGATAAAAAGCAAAATGACCCCATGTATCATTGCGGACGTATGACACCGAGTACCATCCCGATTGACCCTACCATTCAAACGTCCGATCTCGGCAACGATCCTGTCGCATCGGCAACATACGGAATACGTAATCTTCAACAAATATTGAAACAATTGCCGGAATGGAATAAAGCCCGTCAAACAAACGACCCGTTTGAGGATATGCCCGCCACATATACGGATTTGCAGCAAGCCTATTTCGATCATCTGGAACGTGTTATTCCTTTTATCGGCTTCTCCGATGAAGCATCCGAAAGAACTGTCGAATTTCTTTGGAAGCAACTGCTCGACGGATATAACTTTCTGCAAACCGACACCGTATGCAGGTATGCCGGCAACCAAACCGAAGCCATCATAAAGGCGCAAAAGACAATCATCGATAAGATGTTCGGCAGAATCATCACCGAACGAATCTTTTCGAACGAAACCTCAACAGGATTTACCTATACGCATTACCTGGAAACCTCCGCAAAATATCTTTTTGCAGACAAGGCTCCGGATATATTCACGCGACATTTGCAGGAAAGTTATCTCAATGCGTTGCAAACATTACTGACAGAAGCACGTACCTCCTCTTTCAGTGTACTCTTCTCCCCAACAGTCAATGAGCATCTCACTCGCGTCCGCGAACAATTGACAGCTACACCTTCTACATGGAATAATTATTTAAAAAATAAAATACAATGA
- a CDS encoding PepSY-associated TM helix domain-containing protein yields the protein MKMLSPKTLKYLRLTHRYISFICAGILFVYLLSGFLLNHRKEFTFMNQKKESTVDYIFQLPANKDEFTEADARKILSDLSYNPDLYNRFSFSKNKLTIFGKEQLVIKLDATSQQAFIKEMHRPAFLTALNKLHRNPGSLWTITSDVFLLLMLILLVTGLLIVPGKKGLWGIGGILTIVGILIPIFVYWMIA from the coding sequence ATGAAAATGTTATCTCCCAAAACACTCAAATACTTACGCTTAACGCACCGTTATATCTCTTTTATCTGTGCAGGCATCTTGTTTGTCTATCTCCTTTCCGGTTTCCTACTCAACCACCGGAAGGAATTCACATTCATGAATCAGAAAAAGGAATCTACAGTGGATTATATATTCCAACTTCCTGCCAATAAAGACGAGTTTACAGAAGCTGATGCACGAAAGATCCTCTCCGATCTCTCCTACAATCCCGACTTGTATAACCGCTTTAGTTTTAGTAAAAACAAACTGACCATCTTTGGTAAAGAGCAGTTGGTTATCAAATTGGATGCAACCAGTCAGCAGGCTTTTATTAAAGAAATGCATCGTCCCGCTTTCTTAACTGCATTGAATAAGCTACATCGCAATCCGGGTTCTTTATGGACAATAACCTCTGATGTATTCCTTTTACTCATGCTTATTTTGCTCGTTACCGGACTTTTGATTGTTCCCGGAAAAAAAGGATTGTGGGGTATCGGCGGAATACTGACGATAGTAGGAATATTGATACCTATATTCGTTTACTGGATGATAGCATAA
- a CDS encoding energy transducer TonB: protein MKKIVFCLLLLTFSFRLAAQIDYLEPVKPFSSYTGELGEYYRSVFSLLNAGFQKQPYARFAAIPSFSPEYAMSVERKNGRYTLISNTLSRTYWQAEKGTVTVDTKSVVISASLYQSLGAIFRLVTEQVQDLDGSTAGLDGIVYYFSSTDAKGKERMGRKWSPEKGTLMERLVLVCQSAYMLSRGENISEQTLAEEAASLLKVLQQRSKEEPDAYKQPMYVGIYPVGPRAKTLSGKQVEEPAHFSAMSPEEYIASEMVYPAGLLEKNVSGYALCEFTIDKEGVILRPHILRSTHPEFAEEALRIVKGMPKWSPALAGGKPADSNYTLYVPFRPQLYRNK from the coding sequence ATGAAAAAGATTGTTTTCTGTCTTCTGCTTTTAACCTTTTCTTTTCGCCTGGCGGCCCAGATTGACTATTTGGAGCCGGTGAAACCTTTTTCTTCTTATACAGGCGAGTTAGGCGAATATTACCGTAGTGTGTTTTCTTTACTTAATGCTGGCTTTCAGAAACAGCCTTATGCGCGTTTTGCAGCTATCCCTTCCTTTTCGCCGGAGTATGCAATGTCAGTAGAAAGGAAGAACGGGCGTTATACGCTGATTTCGAACACACTATCCCGTACCTACTGGCAGGCGGAGAAGGGGACGGTGACGGTGGATACAAAATCGGTTGTCATCAGTGCTTCCCTGTATCAGTCTTTAGGGGCCATCTTCCGTTTGGTGACAGAACAGGTGCAGGATTTGGATGGTTCTACGGCTGGTTTGGATGGAATTGTCTATTACTTTTCTTCTACGGACGCAAAAGGCAAAGAGCGGATGGGACGTAAATGGTCGCCGGAAAAAGGAACGTTGATGGAACGTCTTGTATTGGTTTGTCAGTCGGCGTATATGTTATCCCGGGGGGAGAATATTTCGGAACAGACATTGGCGGAAGAGGCTGCTTCTTTATTGAAAGTATTGCAACAGCGTAGTAAGGAAGAGCCGGATGCTTATAAACAACCGATGTATGTTGGAATTTATCCGGTAGGTCCCCGTGCAAAGACGCTTTCCGGAAAGCAGGTGGAAGAACCAGCTCATTTCTCTGCGATGAGTCCGGAAGAATATATTGCCAGTGAAATGGTTTATCCGGCAGGACTTTTAGAGAAGAATGTTTCGGGGTATGCTTTGTGTGAGTTTACCATTGATAAAGAAGGAGTTATCCTTCGCCCTCATATTCTGCGTTCCACTCATCCAGAATTTGCAGAGGAGGCCCTCCGCATTGTCAAAGGAATGCCGAAGTGGTCACCTGCATTGGCGGGAGGAAAGCCGGCGGATAGTAATTACACTCTTTATGTTCCTTTCCGTCCGCAACTCTATCGGAATAAATAA
- a CDS encoding DUF6850 family outer membrane beta-barrel protein encodes MMMNHRYILFAGLMVTALCIHAQDATLQTKEKYEYADATQLWRRTLNPAGLSLDTLTNRGISYFEFSHQQGTHYRVQDGDEQNKLLFTSERYQKIGKYLYGYGRFTFDMGRQFNRSWSDVLRSHHSNPYFSGSSIKGKYDFQNFDLSAALATLPIKNFTFGAQLDYKVGDLSRLKDPRSRTNLADYQLIPAITYTWNKHSWGLSGYYHRRKEKIPNITTVQTDPNLKYYTFTGMENADGTTGGYSGFEREFVNHEFGGELSYQYKNERIQTLTTLSYAKGNEDVWGDIKYSPGKYHTTTYKLLSLNRIKSGQTEHIIDIDIRYQTGKADEYRQEKIIEKDPVTGIESSYWNTLLIYDERYTVDLLNADLHYRLLWSNHRTGETTAYTGARACFQSVEDQYNLPSSSLTVRQAIICMEGGYSFLRRNNRSLWIEAEAGYYLSLSSDLSLNDPSTEYAQNVLLPDITYYGASYAHGKLQIQYQMPVTIKKHTTNVWFVKVMGTYLKTDKKTDSKMFGISLGLYH; translated from the coding sequence ATGATGATGAACCATCGATATATACTCTTTGCCGGTCTGATGGTAACAGCACTGTGCATACACGCCCAAGATGCCACGTTACAGACTAAAGAAAAATACGAGTACGCCGATGCTACCCAGCTATGGAGACGTACCTTGAATCCTGCCGGACTTTCTCTGGATACGCTGACCAATCGGGGAATCAGTTATTTCGAGTTCTCTCATCAACAAGGCACCCACTATCGGGTTCAAGACGGTGATGAACAAAACAAATTATTGTTCACTTCGGAACGATACCAAAAAATAGGGAAATACCTCTACGGCTACGGACGTTTCACTTTCGATATGGGACGTCAATTCAACCGTTCGTGGAGCGACGTACTACGCAGCCACCATTCCAATCCATATTTTTCGGGAAGTTCTATCAAAGGGAAATATGACTTCCAAAACTTCGATCTCTCGGCAGCATTGGCTACTTTACCTATCAAAAACTTTACTTTCGGTGCACAGTTGGACTATAAAGTAGGAGACCTTTCCCGGCTGAAAGACCCTCGTTCGCGTACTAACCTGGCAGACTATCAACTGATTCCTGCCATTACCTACACGTGGAACAAACATTCATGGGGTCTTAGCGGATATTACCATCGCAGAAAGGAAAAAATTCCCAACATCACTACCGTGCAAACTGATCCGAACCTAAAATACTACACCTTCACAGGAATGGAAAATGCAGACGGCACTACTGGTGGTTATTCCGGTTTCGAACGTGAATTCGTCAACCATGAATTTGGCGGTGAGTTGTCTTATCAATATAAAAACGAACGTATACAGACACTTACCACTCTGTCTTATGCCAAAGGCAACGAAGACGTATGGGGAGATATCAAATATTCACCGGGAAAGTACCACACTACAACTTACAAACTACTGTCTCTGAACCGTATCAAATCCGGACAGACAGAGCATATCATCGACATTGACATTCGTTATCAGACAGGAAAAGCCGACGAGTACCGCCAAGAGAAAATAATAGAAAAAGATCCGGTAACAGGTATCGAATCCTCTTACTGGAACACACTTCTCATTTATGACGAACGTTATACTGTTGATTTACTTAATGCCGACCTGCACTACCGTCTATTATGGAGCAACCATCGTACCGGAGAAACTACGGCTTACACAGGTGCACGTGCATGTTTTCAGTCGGTAGAAGATCAATACAATCTCCCCTCTTCATCGCTTACAGTCCGTCAAGCAATTATCTGCATGGAGGGTGGATATTCATTCCTGCGTAGAAATAACCGTTCATTATGGATAGAGGCAGAAGCCGGTTACTACCTCTCATTATCATCGGACCTGTCACTAAACGATCCGTCCACTGAATATGCGCAAAACGTGCTTTTACCGGATATAACTTATTATGGAGCATCGTATGCACACGGAAAACTTCAAATACAATATCAAATGCCTGTAACAATAAAGAAGCATACCACCAACGTATGGTTCGTCAAAGTCATGGGAACGTATTTGAAAACCGACAAGAAAACTGATTCTAAAATGTTCGGAATAAGCCTCGGACTCTATCACTAA